In Flavobacterium piscisymbiosum, the sequence GAGGCTTTTGGAACCAAAAAAGCAACTTGTGGAGTAGGGTTAGAAACTAAATTACTTTCGTCCTTGGCATATATGGCATAACGGTACTTGCTTCCTTCGACTATGTTTTCATCTTTATAGGATTCTTTTTTGTCTTTAATGTCAGCAATTAGCTGCCAATCGCTTTGTTCATTTTCTTTGCGATAAAGCTGGTGGGAGGCCACATCCTCACTTTGGCTATTAATCCATTCGAGATAAACTGCACCGTCTTTTATTTCATAATTAGTAAATATGGGTGAAGAAGGAGGGATGACATCCGGTTTTTTTAGAATTAATACCTCAGAAAACGGAGACATATTATAATGAGAGTCTACTGCAATAATTTTATAATATACTTTACTGTTTAAACTTTTAATAATTACAGTATCCTGATACATATTGTTTTCCAGAGGACTTACTGTTATTTGGCTAAACTCTTCGTTAGGATTGTTTCCTTTATAAATTCGATACCCTAATAAATCTTTTTCTTTATTAGCATCCCAGGTTATTTTTACTATTCCAAGAGAATCAATTGCTCCTTTTAAATTTATTGGTTTTACCGGAGGTATAGAATCTACAGGTTGCACCAGCATTGGAAACGAGGTTCTATTACTACCTTGCTTGCCTATTGCCGTGATGGTAAAATAATTGGTAGAGGCTAATTTGTTGTACATTACGCTTCTGCTTTTTGGAGCAATATTTTTTACTACAGGCAGGTATTTTCCATCATCTGTATCAGAACGATTAAGTTCAAAACCGGTGATTTCAGAATTGCCTGCTTCATCAAATTCCCAGCTTAATGTTACGGTTTTGTCATCTTTAAAGTTTTTTACGGTAAGATGAGGTACAAATTTTAATATCGACTTTCCTGTACCTGAAATTATTTCAGAATAGGGACCTAATTCTCCAAAAGCAGATATTCCCTGAATGCGATAACTATAGGATTTATTATTGACAATAGAATCAACATAAAAAATACGACTGTTATTCTCGTTTTGCTGATTCATACTTGTATAAGGCTCTTTATTGATTCTTTCAAAATGTAGTTTATCCTGAGAACGTTCTATATAATAACTTCCGTAAGCGTGCGCCAATATTTTAAAGTTCCAGCTTAACATCGTGCTTTTATCGGTAAAATGAGCTGTAAAATCCATTGGTTTTGGTAAATCCTGATAATCGTTTAGTCCCGTAAACACACCTCCATATTTTATAACTGATTCTTCTTTAGGTACATTCGCAGAAACTCTATACATGTATTTTTCGTTTTTTTGTACCGTTTTGTCTTCAAAACCTAGAGCTGCTTTTTTAGCCATTTCAAAATCTTTGTCGGCTGCAAAGAGGGCAAATGTGAAACGCTGTTCGTTTTCCTCGGATATATTAACGATCGATTCTAATTGGTTTACACCAGATACATTAAAGCTTTCACCATACAGAGCCTGGGCAATAATAGCTGCATTATCGTTTTCTTCGATAGTTTTTTCCCAGTTTTCAATTGGTTCCGGTTTTAAAGTTTGTGCTAAAACCTTTTTTTCAGGAGTTGCTAATGTTTTATTATCGCGGGTTACTGTATAACGTTCCAACAGATATCCATATTTGTTCAGTTTTTTCCAGGTAAGGGCATCACTTGGTCCCCAACGCAGTAAAATTTTATCTTTTTGTACTCGTACTATAACTTGTATTGCGGGTTCGTTTTTTATTTCTTCTTTTTTGCTTACGTTGTTTTCTTGTGAATGCGTAATGTTAAATCCAAAAAAAAGAAATGCTATTATATATTGAAGCTTCATGCTAATTTGATTTGTTGAATGTAAAAATTGAACCTGAACTCGCTCCTTGCTGTCCGCCCGGAAGAGTATAGTTTAATTTAATATTATAAGTTCCGTCGGGAATCATAGGGAACTTTGAGTTGATGATATAATTGTATTTCTGAATCATTGACTGATTGCCGGAATCGACATATTTGCTTACGATTTTATATTGAATATCAACAAAATCAGTTCTATAATAATACGGCAGATTATATCTATAAGGCAGTCTGTCTTTTAAATAGGAACTGCTTGGATTGTTTATTAAAAAATCCTCATACCACGTCAATAATTCAACGCCTCTCACGGGAGGAAGACCTGTTATTGATACATCGCGGCTCAATTTAAAATCGGATTCCAGTGGATATCCCTGATAAACTAATGGATAGATTTTATTTTTATAATAAGCATCATCCAAAACAGCTTCTACACTTATCAAAGGTTTGTTTTGTGTCATTAAACTGCCTACGATTTCTAATTCATCAAATGGTTCTGATGAACTGTTTTCAGCATGAAGCGCATGAACATCGGAATAAATGATTTCAACATAAGTGTTTCTTGGCTTTTTTGCAATCATCTTTTCCTGAAATGATTTGTATTGGCTTGTATTGAAATTGTATTGTAATAATTCAACTGATTCACCACCGGTTACTATCCCTTTCAGTTCATTATTTTTTAATTCAATATTATTATCATTGGCTAAATTTTGCGTCTGATAACTTTCGGTTAAATTACCATTAGCGTCTTTTTTGGTTTCTAAAGTCATTAATGATAAATTATAGGGTTTAGTGGTTTCTAAAACCGGCAAATCAATAATTACCTTTTTCAAATCTGTATTATATCGAATAGAACTGTTAACCGTTTTGTTTCCGGTTTTATAAAAAGCTTTCTGAGATTGTTCAGGTTTTAATTCAAATAAGTAGGCTTGCCCTTGTTTTAGAACAACGTATGCTTCTTTGCTTTCATTTTGATACACATATTTTTGATCAAAAACCGGATAACAATACGCAATATTGTTTACAGGAATGTTGTTTGGAGCTGGTCCGGTACTAAAATTTCTCACTTCGGTCTCCATAGCAATTTGCCCCTGATCATAAATTGTTTTCCATGTACCATTTACTAATTCCTGAAAACTTACCTTTACTGTTAGTGTCAAATCTGAGTTTTGAGGAAGGACTTCGGAAGAATTAAAACTTAATAAATCAGCCGTTTTATTCCAGCTTGTTGTACCAATAACAGAGATGTCTCCCTTTTTTATTGTATATTCTTCCAGTTTAAGTCGATACGTTTTTGTTCCGCTATCATCTTCAAGTGTGAAATTTTTATCTACAGGCATGTTAAATCCAACTTGAGGAATGGCAAAAACATCTACATCTTTCGTTCCGTTTGAAGGCGTTATATCTGCAATAGATTTCAATCCTGCCAAAGGATCTGCATTTATAAATTCACATTCTTTTCCAAACTGTAATTTAAACCTAAAACTACCTTTTACTGCGCCTCCGAGAAGACTAAAATTTCCGGCCATATAACCCCGAATCCATACGGGATTTGGCAATTTGGCCTGTAATAAAACAGCTCCTCCGCCTTTTATAATCGATATTTTTTTTCTTACGAACAGTAGCTTTATGTTAATACCCAACTCTCCCTGCAAGTACGCGTAGGATTGGCCATTAGCGTACCATCCATTTATACCAATTTGCCCGGAGCCTTTACATTCGGCCTCACCATAATCTTTCACCATTATATCAAATCCAAAACCGGCTTGAAAATTAGCATAGAATATCAAAAAGTTTAAATTTCCGGTTTTAATGCTGAAATCAGAACCAAAAGCAAATCCTTTTCCTGCTGAAATAGTATTTTCATTTCGCATATAATCTAATTTCGAAGCATCTACCCCCAATAATTGGGCTACAATTGAAGGTGGAGGAGGGCTTGCCGGGATATCATCACCTAACATAAAATATCCGCCGGCTTCTACTTCTATAGATCCTATTGCCAGTTTTATGCCTAAACGATCTGTTGGCGTTCCCATACGAATGTACCATTTGTCCGGCCCAAAATGAAGAACTGCCCATCCCGCTCTGTTGCCTGATGCACGGCCTTTTATAAAACCTCCCGGAGTATCAATATATAAGTCAAAAGAACCGTGTAAAGTTTTTGCTCTAAAATCAAATTCTATAGCAGCAAATGCATTGATTCCCATAGAATTTTTCACATCGTTTGGATAGAGCTGTTCAGCCGCTTTTGATAAATCAGAAGTTTTTAATGCTTCAAGAGCGACTTTAGAAAGTAGAGATTCATTTTCAGCAACTGCTTTTAAAGCTCCTGTTAATTCTGCTGCTCCGGGAATTTCAAAAGGCTGCATAACATGACCTTCACCATAAATACTAATTCTGTTGATTCCTGAGTTATTATTAAAAGCGATTTCAAAACCGGCGCCTCCCCAAAAAGCATCAGCAGTAGCGGTTCCTGCAAATTTTATTATGGCCTTAACCCCAAGACCTGAATCTGCATCCGGAACATAGTTAGAACCTGAAGCGACAAACCTATTACTGTAGCCTTCTTTTTTCATTCTGTAATAAGCACCGCCCCCAAAACCTTTAAAAGTTATTGCTCCCGCCGGAATATTCAGATTATCAACCATGGCATCAACATACCAGTACCTAAAAGTGGTAGAGCCAAAAATAGCATTTGCTTCTACAGATATTCCTCCTGTAAAATCAGCTCCCAGCATTCCTTTAAATCCGTTGCCATAAACAGGATCATTATCCATTAAGGTGATGCTCCCTTTCAATTTCATTCCTCCTAAATCGGCGGCAATTTTGACTTCTTCAAATTTAAGATGATCAAATTTCCATTTCTGAATCCCCTGATCTCTTGCAAACTTTCCAACAATATTAAATTTAGTCCTTCCGTTAAATTGATCTTTCATCAAATTAACAGAAATATCTATCTTTAAGGAAGCCGATACATCATCTGCAATAATAGCAATTTCGTGTATCGTTATAGGAAAATTAGAAACCTTTGAAGATTCCGGATCAGTTTCGTCAGTATTTTTATATCCAAAATAATCCGCTTTAAAGTAAGGTACTACAGTTTGTAATTGAAGATTTTGAAAAGTTATTCCTTTAAAAGCGACAGCCTCTTTTTTATCTGTATCTTCAGAGGCATTAGTTTCAGATGCATCTGCAGTTGGCTTATTGCTTCCGTTTATAGCAAGGCTGCCATAAAGTACGGCTTTAGGCAGAAAAACGCCTTCTTTTACTTTTAGCTCTACATAAGAGTTTTTCTCGATTTTCGCATTGGCCTTAAATACCTGAAAACAGATGTCACTTTTTATCTCTGCTTTTAAGAGGTATTCATTATCTAATGGATTAATTATGGCTTTGTAACCAAGTTCGCTTCTTGTATTGGGCTTACATTGTTTGGATGGGTCGGAAACTGGTAACACAATGTCTCCATCAAATCTTGCGTAGACTAATGAATTGGCTCTGAATCCCATTTCGATATGGCTTACAGAAAATTGCCAGCCTGAAGCGCTCCCTTTTCCTAAATCCAGAATGTTTTCTGCCGAGAAATTACCTGAAACACCCATTCGGTCTATCAGCAAATTAGTCGCCTGGAATTTTATTCGGTTACTGGTTCCCTTTTCTTTAAATTGGGGAGGTAAAACTATTTTTAAAGAATTTACATATAATCCTCTCCATAAATTTTCATTACCGGGAACTAAATAGTCTTTTTGATAATCTTTTGGCCAAATAATATCGGTCGAATTGTGAAGGTCGCTAAAATCGATAACGGCTTTATTTAACTCAAAACACGTTCCATCATAATCGGTCAATTGAAAAGCAGGCAAGGTAATTTCTGCTAAAATGTCGTTCCAGTTGGTTACAATTGCTTTAAAAGAAGCCTCGACTCTTTTTGGAGATTTAATTACTTCATAGTTCTCATCAACAGGTTCTAAAAGATTTCTTGAAAATACTACATCGGCCTGAATCCCCAATTCCTTAAATCCTTTGCAGTCTATAGTAACGTATGTTTTGTTTGTAATTAAGCCAGTTTGCATATTCAATCCGCCTTTCAGGA encodes:
- a CDS encoding fibronectin type III domain-containing protein; its protein translation is MKLQYIIAFLFFGFNITHSQENNVSKKEEIKNEPAIQVIVRVQKDKILLRWGPSDALTWKKLNKYGYLLERYTVTRDNKTLATPEKKVLAQTLKPEPIENWEKTIEENDNAAIIAQALYGESFNVSGVNQLESIVNISEENEQRFTFALFAADKDFEMAKKAALGFEDKTVQKNEKYMYRVSANVPKEESVIKYGGVFTGLNDYQDLPKPMDFTAHFTDKSTMLSWNFKILAHAYGSYYIERSQDKLHFERINKEPYTSMNQQNENNSRIFYVDSIVNNKSYSYRIQGISAFGELGPYSEIISGTGKSILKFVPHLTVKNFKDDKTVTLSWEFDEAGNSEITGFELNRSDTDDGKYLPVVKNIAPKSRSVMYNKLASTNYFTITAIGKQGSNRTSFPMLVQPVDSIPPVKPINLKGAIDSLGIVKITWDANKEKDLLGYRIYKGNNPNEEFSQITVSPLENNMYQDTVIIKSLNSKVYYKIIAVDSHYNMSPFSEVLILKKPDVIPPSSPIFTNYEIKDGAVYLEWINSQSEDVASHQLYRKENEQSDWQLIADIKDKKESYKDENIVEGSKYRYAIYAKDESNLVSNPTPQVAFLVPKASVMPAVKGFYAQANTSANSIDLSWEYKVPEVDSFEIYKATADEPLQLMQMVSGQTRKLSDPTITINTNYKYAIRALFIDGRMSKMVFFTVKF